The Patescibacteria group bacterium genome contains the following window.
TTAATATAATAATTTTTCTAAAATTATGAGTCTTAATCATATATCATCAATTATATCAAAATCACTCTCTTTTAAAACCTGCCTGCCAAAAATAAATTTAAATATAATAAAAGCATATATAACATAAATAAGAAACATTATCCACAAAGGAACCTGAAGCTTAATTGATGCAAATGGGATAGAGCTGAAAATATCCACCACCTTGAGCTCGTATTCCAAGAGAAGATAAGTAACCCAAGCAAATGGCGTAGAAATAATTATACCCAGAAAGCCAAAAAACCCGGCCAAAAACCCGAAAAACATAGTAACCGGTACAAAGATAAGAATAAGAAGATTCACCGGCAAAGAAACGATAGATATTTCCCCGATCTTATACAGCAAAAACGGCAAGACAAAAATTTGAGTAGCTAAAGTGGCAATAGCGACCTCGCGGATATTCCACTTCTCCGGGATAAATTTAAACTTTCTCTCAAAAAACGGGGAAAAATAGATAAGCCCGACAGTTGCGAGAAAAGAAAGCTGAAAAGACGGATCAAATACAAGAATCTTCGGGTTATGAAAGATCATCAAAAAACCGGCGATAAAAAGAGCTATTGTAATATTATAAATCCTGCCTGTAGTTTTCGCCAAAACAACAATAAGCGCCATTATTGAAGAGCGCACAATGGTTGCCGAAGCGCCTGTCAAAAGAGCAAATAATATTATTCCAAACGACCCAAGCGCGATACCAAAAACCTGAGGAAGAAAAGAGAATATTCTCATCATTGAAAGGACGACTATCGTCACATTGTATCCGGATAAAACCACGATATGGATAACACCCGTCTTACGAAAATCATCCAGAAGTTCTTTTCCCATAGCCTCTTTTGAACCTACGACCAATCCGCCAAGGAGAGCTGAATGAGGAGAAGGGATAACCCGTGAAATATTTTGCAAAAATCTTCTCTTTACGGCGAACAAGCCCTCTTTCAATATAAAACCATTTCCAGATGAAATAAGTTCCATCTTCGGATAAAACATCTCATAAAAAATATTGTCCTTAGCCAGATAAAGAGGCCAATTAAAATCCCCTGAGAAATTCTCAGGTTTTTTTAATTTACCCTTGACCCCGACTTCATCGCCATAATTAAATTCCGGGTAACGCTCTCCATAAACAAGTATTCTCACCCCGTCACCTACCTCAATAATATACCTTGTATTGTCTTCTCTGTAGTCAGGCTCATCGGAAACAATACCTTTAAAACTAATTGCTTGATCAATGTTACTTTCAAAAAATATATTCTCTCTACTGTTTGAACTGATATCATATCTGAAAATTCCAAGACCTGTTGAGAAGAACAAAAGAGAAGCGAAAATAATAATCTTTTTCTTCCCTTGAAAAAAATAAACGAGAACCAAAACTGCGCCAAGTAAAATAAAAAGTCCGGCAAAAGCCGGGCCGAAATCTAAAAAAGAGCGTATAAATACACCGAAAACAAAACTGCCCAAAAATATCGTAAAGATTTTGTTCATAAAAAGATTTCCACAAACCCAAAACTTGATTTCTTGATATCTCAAGCAAAAGTGAGAAAAACTGTTTTGGAAGAATTTCCCTCTATGACCGTTCTGGAAAAACAGTTGTTTCTCACTTTTGCCTTTATAAAACTAAAATAATGTTTTCTTCTTATCCATCGCTTCATTTGCCAGCCTGTCTGCCTCTTTATTCTTCTCTCTGGGAATTTCCACAAAAGAAATTTTTCCCAGTTCCGTCTTCAAGTTCCAGATCTTTATAAATAAAGGAAAAAGCTTCTCTTCATTAAGCTTATACTCCCCCTTCAACTGTCTAGCAATAAGCTGGCTGTCTGTCCTTATTTCAATCTCAAGATTTTTTGTTTTTTCTTTTCCAAACAGATGTTTAACTTTACTTAAGGCTAAAATAATCGCCTCATATTCTGCCTCATTATTTGTCCGCACGCCGATATCGCTTGAATATTCCTTTAAGACTTTACCCTGGCTATCAACAATAACCACGCCTACTCCAGCGGGACCCGGATTCCCCCTTGAACCGCCGTCTGTATAGATTACAATTTTATCTTGTTTCATCTCGTTAAAAGTTATAGTTATATACTCTTAATATCTATTATTTTATACGGCTTTTCGTATATCCACAATCCTGAGGCGGAGCTCCGGCACGCCGCGAAACATTGATTTCTCCATTGTCGCTACTAAATCTATATCTTGCTCATCTTTAAGAGTTATATCTTTAAACTTGTCCACTTTCATGAAGAATCCTATCGCTTTCACTGTATCTCCGCTTGTCTTAGTAAACGAAAGCTCAAGGTGAATACCACCGTTGCCAAACTCTCTCACCTCTCCTATCTTTATATTCTCAAACATAAAGACCGGCTTCGGATTATCCATACCAAACGGCGCAAATTTCTCAATAATATTCCAATTCTTCCAATTTATATCGTCCAAGCCGAGCTTGCTGTCTATCTCAAACGTAGCAAATCCGTTTTCCATCTTCTCCACTTTCTTATACGCTTCCACCGCCTCCACTTCCAGTGAATCAAGTTTTTCAGGAGCCACACTGAAACCGCCAGCCAAAGCATGTCCGCCAAATCCTGTGAATAGGCCACTGACTCCTTCCATAAATTTAACAAGGTCTATGGTCCCATCTGAACGGCAAGAACCTTTTATCTCATGAGCATCAGCCTTGCCCCAGAGAAATACTGGCCTCTGATATTTCTCCATTATCCTATTGGCGGCAAGCCCAAGCACTCCAGGCATCCAACTAAAATCACCCAAGACGATAATCGGCGGAATATTATCTTCCTTTCCGGCAAACTTCCCTTCTACGGCATCAAGTATCACCTGCACCGATTCCTTTCTTTCGCCATTCTTCCCTTCAAGGTCAGAAGCGATACTTTGAGCTTCTTCTTTATTTTCTGTTATCAATAAGTTAAAACTTGTAGTCGCATGCCCCATTCTGCTTGCCGTGTTTATCCTTGGCGCCACCATAAATCCGATATCATCTTCATTTAAATATTCATTATTTAATTTCAATCTCTTGTATAAAGAAACAAGACCGACTCTCTTTGTCTTACGAAGAACCTTCAATCCGAAATGAACAATCGTCCTGTTTTCATCGCGAAGAGAAACCATATCGGCAATAGTGGCAATAGACGTCACATCAAGAAGCCATTTTTCCCAGCCTTCTACAATATTAAATTGACCGGTATCAATCCCTCTCTTAATAAGACCTTGAACTGTTTTAAAAGCAGCTCCAGCTCCTGATAGAAATTTAAAAGGATATGTCTCTCCTTCCTGCTTGGCGTCAATTATCGCATACGCCTCAGGCATGTCTTCCTGCACGATATGATGGTCAATTATAATAGTATCAATACCGGCATCTTTTGCTTTCTTCACTTCAGGCGTATCTGTAATACCGCAATCAACAGTAATTATAAGATTAATACTATCCTTTATAAATTCATCAATCGCCCCCAAGGTAAGGCCGTATCCGTCTTTATACCTATTTGGAATATGAATATGAAAATTCTCAAAACCTATTTTTTTAAAAAAATCATAAAAAATCACACTGCCTGAGATGCCGTCGGCGTCATAGTCGCCGAAGACCACAATCTTCTCTTTATTCTCTATTGCCTTAAGAATCCTCGTGACTGACTCCTCCATGCCAAGCATAAGAAAAGGATCATGCATATCTCTCCCGTAATCCGGATTGAAGAACCTCTCCGCTTCATCGGCACTCTTAATATCGCGATAAAAAAGAAGCTGGCGAGCCAGCTGGGGATAAGCTTCAAGTTTTTTATCCGCTTCTTTTGGTATCTCTTTATTTACAATCCACTTTTTTGTCATTTAAGAGAGTATATCATATAATTAAAAGAAAAAGTGTAGAATAATTTTTCAAAAACTAAAACTTGATTTCCGAAAACTGTCCCTTGCTGTTTGGCTCTTGCAGGAAATTAAGATTTTAGTTTTTGAAAATTCACTTTCCATTATTTAAATTAAATAATTTCTAAGACATTATGAATGATTGTATATTTTGTAAAATAATAAAAGGAGAAATACCGGCAGATAAAATCTATGAAGATGATAATTTCCTAGCTTTTCTTGATATCACGCCAATCAACTTAGGTCACGCCCTTTTAATCCCAAAAAATCATTACAAAGATCTTTTTGAAATTCCCGATGATACTTTATGCAAAATCGGTCCGGTTATAAAGAAGGTTGCAGGAGCAGTGAAAGAAGGAACAAAAGCTGATGGTATAAATATAGGGATGAATAACGGCAGAGCAGCAGGACAAATCGTCTTCCATGCCCACATCCACATAATGCCAAGATTTTCTGATGACGGATATAAACTCTGGCACGGCAAAGAATATGATAAAGATACAAGCAAAAAAACCGCCAAAGAAATAAGAAAATTCATCTAACCCCAACGGCTATCCGCCGCGGCGGATAGCCGTTGCTTTTTGCCTAAACTAATTAAAAAAGATTTCGTTATAGCGAAATCTTTTTTGTTTATTTCTTCTTTTTCTTAAGCGCTTCTATACCTGGCAAAGTTCCCTCTGATAGGAAAGCAAGCATTGCTCCACCACCGGTTGATACAAAAGAAAACTTATTTAATATATTCAACTTCTTTATAGCCGAGATGGTATCCCCTCCACCAACGATAGAGATCGCTTTAGACTTAGCTATAGCTTTTGCTATTTCAGTAGTGCCATTCTTATATCCTCCTTCAAAGTTGCCAAGTGGTCCGCTCCAGATTACAAATTTAGATTTACTTATAATCTCCTTTAATTCTTTTATTGCATCAGTGCCAATATCCCAATTGATACCGCTCTCTGTGAGCATGTCTTTAGGAATAACAATCTTTTTGCTCTTCACAAATTTCTTTATATCAACGTCTTTGTCATAAATAGACTTGCCTATATCAATTCCTTTTTCTTTAAGGAAGACGTTTGCCAACGCCCCTCCTATAAATATCTTATCAGCAGTCTTTATAAATCTCTTAAGCACGCCTAATTTACTCTCAAATTTTACACCTCCCAAGATTAGGAGAAAAGGGTGTTTTGACTTAAATGCTTTAGACAGATTTGAAACTTCTTCATCCATAAGAAGTCCTGAATACGAAGGAAGAAACTTGGGTAAACCCACTATAGAAGCGTGCTTTCTATGAGAAACCGAGAAGGCGTCGTT
Protein-coding sequences here:
- the recJ gene encoding single-stranded-DNA-specific exonuclease RecJ — protein: MTKKWIVNKEIPKEADKKLEAYPQLARQLLFYRDIKSADEAERFFNPDYGRDMHDPFLMLGMEESVTRILKAIENKEKIVVFGDYDADGISGSVIFYDFFKKIGFENFHIHIPNRYKDGYGLTLGAIDEFIKDSINLIITVDCGITDTPEVKKAKDAGIDTIIIDHHIVQEDMPEAYAIIDAKQEGETYPFKFLSGAGAAFKTVQGLIKRGIDTGQFNIVEGWEKWLLDVTSIATIADMVSLRDENRTIVHFGLKVLRKTKRVGLVSLYKRLKLNNEYLNEDDIGFMVAPRINTASRMGHATTSFNLLITENKEEAQSIASDLEGKNGERKESVQVILDAVEGKFAGKEDNIPPIIVLGDFSWMPGVLGLAANRIMEKYQRPVFLWGKADAHEIKGSCRSDGTIDLVKFMEGVSGLFTGFGGHALAGGFSVAPEKLDSLEVEAVEAYKKVEKMENGFATFEIDSKLGLDDINWKNWNIIEKFAPFGMDNPKPVFMFENIKIGEVREFGNGGIHLELSFTKTSGDTVKAIGFFMKVDKFKDITLKDEQDIDLVATMEKSMFRGVPELRLRIVDIRKAV
- a CDS encoding ComEC family competence protein; protein product: MNKIFTIFLGSFVFGVFIRSFLDFGPAFAGLFILLGAVLVLVYFFQGKKKIIIFASLLFFSTGLGIFRYDISSNSRENIFFESNIDQAISFKGIVSDEPDYREDNTRYIIEVGDGVRILVYGERYPEFNYGDEVGVKGKLKKPENFSGDFNWPLYLAKDNIFYEMFYPKMELISSGNGFILKEGLFAVKRRFLQNISRVIPSPHSALLGGLVVGSKEAMGKELLDDFRKTGVIHIVVLSGYNVTIVVLSMMRIFSFLPQVFGIALGSFGIILFALLTGASATIVRSSIMALIVVLAKTTGRIYNITIALFIAGFLMIFHNPKILVFDPSFQLSFLATVGLIYFSPFFERKFKFIPEKWNIREVAIATLATQIFVLPFLLYKIGEISIVSLPVNLLILIFVPVTMFFGFLAGFFGFLGIIISTPFAWVTYLLLEYELKVVDIFSSIPFASIKLQVPLWIMFLIYVIYAFIIFKFIFGRQVLKESDFDIIDDI
- a CDS encoding ribonuclease HI family protein, producing the protein MKQDKIVIYTDGGSRGNPGPAGVGVVIVDSQGKVLKEYSSDIGVRTNNEAEYEAIILALSKVKHLFGKEKTKNLEIEIRTDSQLIARQLKGEYKLNEEKLFPLFIKIWNLKTELGKISFVEIPREKNKEADRLANEAMDKKKTLF
- a CDS encoding phosphoglycerate kinase, with product MKLPSIKQAKNLKGKKVLLRGDLNVFIEDGEVKGDFRIKQILPTIRFLKKNGAKVIILSHVTKGRAAGLLPVAEYINSYFKVDFSREVLGSETREKINNMKNGGVLLLENLRSDDREKNNDTAFAKELASLGDIYVNDAFSVSHRKHASIVGLPKFLPSYSGLLMDEEVSNLSKAFKSKHPFLLILGGVKFESKLGVLKRFIKTADKIFIGGALANVFLKEKGIDIGKSIYDKDVDIKKFVKSKKIVIPKDMLTESGINWDIGTDAIKELKEIISKSKFVIWSGPLGNFEGGYKNGTTEIAKAIAKSKAISIVGGGDTISAIKKLNILNKFSFVSTGGGAMLAFLSEGTLPGIEALKKKKK
- a CDS encoding HIT family protein; amino-acid sequence: MNDCIFCKIIKGEIPADKIYEDDNFLAFLDITPINLGHALLIPKNHYKDLFEIPDDTLCKIGPVIKKVAGAVKEGTKADGINIGMNNGRAAGQIVFHAHIHIMPRFSDDGYKLWHGKEYDKDTSKKTAKEIRKFI